One segment of Nostoc flagelliforme CCNUN1 DNA contains the following:
- a CDS encoding helix-turn-helix domain-containing protein: MTNTEIASSLRLTRGQVRLWRTRWQNAAQEWEQVKSEDIEDETLFTQIISILKDEPRRGNPGKFSLEEIVQIIAVACEIPATSERPVSHWTPKELADEVVKRKIVSEISPRSVGRFLKSSNVATTSKSLLVKRKSTRSKSI; this comes from the coding sequence ATGACGAATACGGAAATTGCGTCATCATTACGATTAACACGGGGACAGGTGCGATTATGGCGAACAAGATGGCAAAATGCAGCTCAAGAATGGGAGCAAGTCAAATCAGAAGATATCGAGGATGAAACGTTGTTCACACAGATCATCTCGATACTTAAAGATGAGCCACGACGTGGGAATCCAGGAAAATTTAGTCTGGAAGAAATCGTTCAAATTATTGCAGTTGCGTGTGAAATACCAGCAACTTCGGAGCGTCCAGTCAGCCACTGGACGCCCAAAGAGCTTGCAGACGAAGTGGTCAAGCGCAAAATAGTATCAGAGATTTCGCCCCGAAGCGTAGGTCGTTTTTTAAAATCAAGCAATGTTGCAACCACATCGAAGTCGTTACTGGTTAAACGCAAATCCACCAGATCCAAAAGTATTTAA
- a CDS encoding transposase: MLQPHRSRYWLNANPPDPKVFKQEVQQVCHLYQKAEELKLESVHVVSTDEMTGIQALERAYPTQEMELGKIEYQEFEYIRHGTLSLIASWGVAEGLVLNASVKETRNEDDFANHIAQIIATNPNDGWIFVTDQLNTHKSESLVRQVATNCGIDIDLGIKGKSGILHSMESRAAFLTDTSHRIRFVYTPKHSSWLNQIECWFSILVRRLLRRGNFISTHDLKQQILNFIDYFNCTLAKPFVWKFLGYPDSA; this comes from the coding sequence ATGTTGCAACCACATCGAAGTCGTTACTGGTTAAACGCAAATCCACCAGATCCAAAAGTATTTAAACAAGAGGTTCAGCAGGTTTGTCATTTATATCAAAAAGCAGAAGAACTAAAACTTGAGAGTGTACATGTTGTCAGTACGGATGAGATGACAGGTATTCAAGCACTCGAACGAGCATATCCCACCCAGGAAATGGAACTTGGCAAAATTGAATACCAAGAATTTGAGTACATTCGGCATGGAACCCTTTCTTTAATTGCCTCTTGGGGCGTAGCTGAAGGACTTGTACTAAATGCCTCTGTTAAAGAAACACGCAACGAAGATGATTTCGCTAATCATATTGCTCAAATAATCGCTACCAATCCAAACGATGGATGGATTTTTGTTACCGATCAACTCAATACTCATAAGTCTGAGTCTTTAGTTCGACAAGTTGCAACTAACTGCGGTATAGACATTGATTTAGGTATTAAAGGTAAATCTGGTATTCTCCATTCGATGGAGTCTCGTGCAGCATTTTTAACTGATACAAGTCATCGAATTCGTTTTGTTTACACTCCAAAGCATAGTTCTTGGCTCAATCAGATTGAGTGTTGGTTTAGTATTTTGGTACGTCGTTTACTTCGACGTGGTAACTTTATTTCTACTCACGACCTCAAACAACAAATTTTGAATTTTATTGATTACTTTAATTGCACTTTGGCAAAGCCATTTGTTTGGAAGTTTTTAGGCTATCCTGATTCTGCTTAG
- a CDS encoding NUDIX hydrolase: protein MNQNHKWLKWAQKLQAIAQNGLTYNENPFDIERYQQVRQVAAEIIATHSDVELNYILNLLSNEVGYATPKVDVRAAVFDSDKILLVKEKEDGYWTLPGGWADVGESPSDAIVREVYEESGYHTRAIKLLAVYDRNHIRHQHPPLIYHAYKLFFQCELISGIPKVSFETEEVAFFKEQEIPALSLTRVVPGQIARMFEYYRDQDKQTDFD from the coding sequence ATGAATCAGAATCATAAGTGGTTAAAGTGGGCACAAAAATTACAAGCTATTGCTCAAAATGGACTAACATATAATGAAAATCCATTTGATATAGAGCGTTACCAACAAGTTAGGCAAGTTGCTGCTGAAATTATAGCAACACACTCTGATGTTGAACTTAACTATATACTTAATTTATTAAGTAATGAAGTTGGGTATGCTACACCAAAAGTTGATGTACGGGCTGCTGTGTTTGACTCAGATAAAATTCTTCTAGTTAAGGAAAAAGAAGATGGCTACTGGACATTACCAGGAGGATGGGCAGACGTAGGTGAATCACCAAGTGATGCCATTGTCCGAGAAGTATATGAAGAATCTGGATATCATACACGAGCTATTAAGCTACTTGCAGTTTATGACAGGAATCACATTCGTCATCAGCATCCCCCATTGATATACCATGCTTATAAACTCTTTTTTCAATGTGAATTAATAAGCGGAATCCCAAAAGTAAGTTTTGAAACTGAGGAAGTTGCGTTTTTTAAAGAACAAGAAATTCCAGCTTTATCTTTAACTCGTGTTGTACCAGGACAAATAGCTCGAATGTTTGAATATTATAGAGACCAAGATAAGCAAACAGATTTTGATTAG
- a CDS encoding transposase, whose amino-acid sequence MEDISQSYLSAPIRAIQGERTISIDEMTGIQATERVLPSLPMRPGKVECREFEYIRHGTQTLIANFDVTTGQVVVPSIDQTRTEADFLSHCQRLIASDPNASKWHLIMDCLNIHQSESLVKWIADIEGITFDTLGIKGQSGILQSMNTRAQFLTNPQHKVVFHFTPKHCSWLNQVEIWFSILTRKLLSRGSFSSQADLKQQRLEFY is encoded by the coding sequence GTGGAAGACATTAGCCAAAGCTATTTAAGCGCCCCAATACGAGCTATTCAGGGAGAACGCACCATTAGCATTGATGAAATGACCGGTATTCAAGCCACCGAACGCGTACTTCCTAGTTTACCGATGCGACCAGGCAAAGTCGAATGTCGAGAATTTGAATATATTCGGCATGGCACCCAAACCTTAATTGCCAATTTTGATGTTACTACAGGTCAAGTTGTAGTTCCTAGCATTGATCAAACTCGGACTGAAGCCGATTTCTTGTCCCATTGCCAACGCTTAATTGCGTCTGACCCAAATGCCAGCAAGTGGCATTTGATTATGGATTGTCTGAATATCCATCAATCGGAATCCTTAGTCAAATGGATTGCTGACATTGAAGGCATCACCTTTGACACCTTGGGCATTAAAGGCCAGTCTGGCATCCTCCAATCGATGAATACCCGCGCCCAGTTTTTAACCAATCCTCAGCACAAGGTGGTTTTTCATTTCACCCCAAAACACTGCTCTTGGCTTAATCAGGTTGAAATTTGGTTTAGTATTCTCACACGCAAACTCTTGTCTAGAGGTAGTTTTTCTTCTCAAGCGGATCTCAAACAGCAGAGGCTTGAATTTTATTGA
- a CDS encoding helix-turn-helix domain-containing protein: MPCQPLTITLSDTDQQALEKLVNRPSTPQQIAQRARIVLKAALGQNNAEIARALDISIKMARHWRHYWVKTTEQSKTVMERLRDRPRPGSPLKFTLEQQVECMAFGVP, translated from the coding sequence ATGCCTTGCCAACCGCTGACAATCACCCTGAGTGATACTGACCAGCAAGCCCTGGAAAAGTTAGTAAATCGACCCAGTACGCCGCAGCAAATTGCACAACGTGCCCGGATTGTGCTAAAAGCCGCGTTGGGACAAAACAATGCCGAAATTGCTCGAGCGCTCGATATAAGTATCAAGATGGCGCGGCACTGGCGACACTATTGGGTTAAGACCACCGAGCAATCCAAGACAGTGATGGAGCGATTGCGCGATCGCCCGCGTCCTGGTTCGCCGTTAAAATTTACCCTAGAACAGCAAGTTGAATGCATGGCTTTCGGCGTGCCGTGA
- a CDS encoding phosphotransferase, whose protein sequence is MTYLDGLLWTQPSWLEQASSWIDCELHQKDIKRIDSIKQLRVRHWSTVLQIPTSIGNIYFKAVVSELAYEAALSQVLSHRYPQCMPQVLAINGELGWLLMLDGGMMLQDTLKIEDDIKHWQNLLPCYAKLQQDCTKYLNEFLELGVPDRRLAILPVRFQQLLMDTETLGLNQPGGLNLLEYQCLQNQANLLVKLCEELATFGIPETLHHGDLHDGNIFIYDENYLFFDWGDSSIAHPFFSLHSTYDCLKRRFKLAKNSSWFEQLKAFYLEQWAEYETKERLQQAFEQAQQLSPIVAALRWLPVLSTMNAIHRNQYMEAVPNLLREFLSMISV, encoded by the coding sequence GTGACTTATCTTGATGGGCTACTTTGGACACAACCAAGCTGGCTTGAGCAAGCCAGTAGTTGGATTGATTGTGAGTTACATCAAAAAGACATCAAACGCATTGATTCAATTAAGCAACTTCGCGTTCGTCACTGGTCAACCGTTCTGCAAATACCCACAAGCATCGGTAATATTTATTTCAAAGCAGTTGTATCAGAGCTTGCTTATGAAGCCGCACTTAGCCAAGTGCTATCGCATCGGTATCCTCAATGTATGCCACAAGTTTTAGCGATTAATGGGGAGCTTGGTTGGCTACTTATGCTTGATGGAGGGATGATGCTTCAGGACACTCTGAAAATTGAAGATGACATTAAACATTGGCAGAATCTTTTACCCTGCTATGCAAAATTGCAACAGGATTGTACCAAATATCTTAATGAGTTTCTGGAACTGGGTGTGCCTGATCGTCGTTTAGCAATCTTGCCTGTTAGGTTTCAACAACTGCTAATGGATACCGAAACGTTAGGGCTGAATCAGCCTGGTGGACTTAATTTACTCGAATATCAGTGCTTACAGAATCAGGCTAACTTATTAGTTAAATTATGTGAAGAACTAGCGACCTTTGGTATACCAGAGACTTTGCATCATGGTGACTTACACGATGGGAACATCTTTATTTACGATGAAAATTACTTGTTTTTTGACTGGGGTGATAGTAGCATCGCCCATCCTTTCTTCAGCCTCCATAGTACCTACGATTGTTTGAAGAGGAGATTTAAATTAGCAAAAAATTCATCTTGGTTTGAGCAACTCAAAGCTTTCTACTTAGAACAATGGGCTGAATATGAGACTAAGGAAAGACTCCAACAAGCGTTTGAGCAAGCTCAACAATTGTCTCCTATTGTTGCAGCTTTGAGGTGGTTGCCAGTTTTATCCACAATGAATGCAATCCATCGAAACCAATATATGGAAGCAGTTCCAAATTTGTTAAGGGAGTTTCTAAGCATGATCTCAGTTTGA
- a CDS encoding helix-turn-helix domain-containing protein: protein MPVSYSGDLRRRVIKAWEAKEGSQRQLAERFKVSLSFVRNLLRHYRQDGQIEAKRRGGYQKPTIQTEHLSWLQSLVEEKNDLLLRELCARYQEKTGIRVSIPTMHRAIEKLSLRCKKKVFMPASKIRPECKS from the coding sequence ATGCCAGTATCTTACTCAGGTGATTTGCGTCGTCGTGTGATTAAAGCATGGGAAGCAAAGGAAGGGTCTCAACGTCAATTGGCTGAAAGATTCAAGGTCAGCTTGTCATTTGTGCGAAATCTGTTGCGTCATTATCGTCAAGATGGACAAATTGAAGCGAAACGACGTGGAGGATACCAAAAGCCAACAATTCAAACCGAGCATCTGAGCTGGCTCCAATCTCTGGTTGAGGAGAAAAATGATTTGTTGTTGAGAGAATTATGCGCTCGCTATCAAGAAAAGACAGGGATTAGGGTGAGTATTCCGACAATGCATCGTGCGATAGAAAAATTAAGCTTACGCTGTAAAAAAAAAGTCTTTATGCCAGCGAGCAAGATACGCCCAGAGTGCAAGAGTTAA
- a CDS encoding IS630 family transposase: protein MQELRHDYRRWLDQIDVKNLIFVDEAGINLSMSRLFARAVDGERAVGSIPKSKSGNVSLIGALNIDGLIASMTVPGSTNTEVFLTYVTQVLLPQLWKGAIVVMDNLKVHHAERVRIAIESVGAKVKFLPPYSPDLSPIELCWSKLKQFLRSCEARTPDSLDQAMALAVNYITEDDAFGWFNHCGLFT from the coding sequence GTGCAAGAGTTAAGACATGACTATCGGCGTTGGTTAGATCAGATTGATGTTAAAAATTTAATATTTGTCGATGAAGCGGGAATAAATTTGTCAATGTCGCGCTTGTTCGCCAGAGCCGTTGATGGCGAACGAGCCGTGGGTAGTATCCCAAAAAGCAAGAGTGGCAACGTTTCTTTGATTGGGGCTTTAAACATTGATGGACTGATTGCCTCGATGACTGTACCAGGAAGTACAAATACTGAGGTATTTCTTACTTATGTGACCCAGGTCTTACTGCCTCAGCTATGGAAAGGGGCAATTGTGGTCATGGATAACCTTAAAGTTCATCATGCCGAGCGTGTCAGAATTGCCATCGAGTCCGTCGGTGCAAAAGTCAAGTTTTTGCCGCCTTATTCTCCTGATTTATCACCTATTGAGCTTTGTTGGTCGAAACTGAAGCAATTCCTTCGTTCCTGTGAGGCACGTACTCCTGATTCACTCGACCAAGCGATGGCTCTTGCTGTAAATTACATTACCGAAGATGATGCCTTCGGTTGGTTTAACCACTGTGGTCTATTTACCTGA
- a CDS encoding DUF4397 domain-containing protein → MFITRRLFLGTLTLSLISLTSYPYKSLANSQLSTKPVQEFYTASLVSSLLDPLLNPYKCPTKLRVINAAVATASPVDVIVNGKKVLENVDFRQASKYVNVTPGNIQVLFVQSGTLSTIASRTFTGAPNSAYTVAITGTLQGPPGQPLFNQSPFVIPEDLTQPNPGKFKGRWYRFSETSAVIDFRISKSSSPNVDETRITDLTPKTAIPYPELTAGTYNFNPVLPDQFDPLINNAFNPPITVEVANQQVPEGAIFDVIATGNGLGQAPNSLLLTTASTQTAPPDANGCYQIVQ, encoded by the coding sequence ATGTTTATAACAAGACGATTATTCTTAGGTACTTTGACATTATCTTTAATTAGTTTGACTAGTTATCCATACAAAAGTTTAGCCAATTCTCAACTATCTACAAAGCCTGTACAAGAATTTTACACTGCAAGCCTAGTAAGTTCTCTTCTAGATCCTCTTCTAAACCCTTATAAATGCCCTACCAAATTAAGAGTTATTAACGCTGCGGTTGCTACTGCATCACCAGTTGATGTCATTGTCAACGGTAAAAAAGTTTTGGAGAATGTAGATTTTCGTCAAGCTAGTAAATATGTAAATGTAACACCAGGGAATATTCAGGTACTTTTTGTGCAATCTGGTACTCTCAGTACAATTGCTTCTAGAACCTTTACAGGAGCGCCTAATAGTGCTTATACAGTAGCAATAACAGGAACACTACAAGGCCCCCCAGGTCAACCATTATTTAATCAATCACCCTTTGTGATTCCAGAGGATTTAACACAGCCTAATCCAGGTAAATTTAAAGGACGTTGGTATCGCTTTTCGGAAACTAGCGCTGTTATAGATTTCCGTATTAGCAAATCCTCTAGCCCAAATGTGGATGAAACTCGTATCACAGACCTGACACCCAAAACTGCTATTCCTTACCCAGAACTTACAGCTGGTACATATAACTTCAATCCAGTTCTACCTGACCAATTTGACCCATTGATCAACAATGCCTTCAACCCACCAATCACAGTAGAAGTTGCGAATCAACAAGTCCCGGAAGGAGCCATTTTTGATGTAATTGCTACAGGTAATGGCTTAGGCCAAGCACCTAACTCACTGCTACTCACAACTGCCTCAACACAAACAGCGCCTCCTGATGCTAATGGGTGTTATCAGATTGTGCAGTAA
- a CDS encoding WGR domain-containing protein: MEIYLVFVDAIQNSNKFWSAKVEDGNLTVQWGRVGYQAQTKVHTLGNHQRAVSKFNNLVAENMMKGYRRSQSQIDSNCEVSEINRAIELLEIIRPYVEQRNFSVAYINALNQYLKIVPTPLGMQIEPYRVYRSVEDVDYQMGLLNSLLATPAPIVAAVAVGHAPEATAEPKVVSLKTISKNFWRHL, translated from the coding sequence ATGGAAATCTATTTAGTCTTTGTTGATGCTATCCAGAACAGCAATAAGTTCTGGTCTGCCAAAGTCGAAGATGGTAATTTAACAGTGCAGTGGGGCAGAGTCGGTTATCAAGCGCAGACTAAAGTTCACACATTAGGCAATCATCAAAGAGCGGTTAGTAAATTTAACAATCTGGTAGCCGAAAATATGATGAAAGGCTACAGAAGAAGTCAGTCACAAATCGACAGTAATTGTGAAGTTTCTGAAATCAACAGAGCGATTGAATTACTAGAGATTATCCGTCCTTATGTAGAGCAGAGGAATTTTTCAGTTGCTTATATCAATGCTCTAAATCAATATCTAAAGATTGTCCCAACACCTTTGGGTATGCAAATTGAACCATACAGGGTATATCGCTCAGTAGAAGATGTTGATTATCAAATGGGATTACTCAATTCTCTGTTAGCAACTCCTGCACCAATTGTTGCTGCGGTGGCTGTTGGTCATGCCCCTGAAGCAACAGCAGAACCCAAGGTAGTCAGCCTCAAGACTATCAGTAAGAACTTCTGGCGACATTTGTAA
- a CDS encoding AAA family ATPase translates to MKLSNLLSTLDSQIPIAAVDVLSPDEATIIQWLTTEASKKLSSPVFFWNLGVSTLEQCLIAADGGLVFKPVAEYKKPQHADPLLFVFDYIANFSGNGVFILGDIHPFIAKNSPQLSWEILSKAKNLYHRLKPTDKRIVLLGQNIQLHESLVRLIPYCEVPLPSINQILEHITSYLHDLQQSAKEQELTFTVTLENAEFETLSRAALGLTLEEISDFLRLTVKENLNNDGVVVDADFIPKAVEYKTRLLSQMGIELGKPASIPFGGLDLLRDWLNRRRRLFTTEARSLSLPQPKGLLLAGPPGTGKTSVAKNIANILNLPLLQLDIASLLGSLVGESEGNIRRALKTAEAIAPCVLWIDEIEKALSGTGDTSGVSQRILGNILTFMSESQCGVFVVATCNDPSALPSELKRKGRFDENFFVDLPTEPERVQILGIHLQRFGIHLESEYLEAIAASTTKFSGAELETLASEAALLAFDEGRPQQVTLSDLETCRQTITPLAIQDAAAVERMQAWASTARRASSPVVAAKTQSLRAAKFRNMN, encoded by the coding sequence ATGAAACTCTCAAATCTGCTCTCCACACTCGATTCACAAATCCCCATCGCTGCGGTCGATGTTCTGTCTCCTGATGAAGCGACGATTATTCAATGGTTGACTACAGAGGCATCTAAGAAGCTATCAAGTCCAGTGTTCTTCTGGAATCTGGGAGTATCAACCTTAGAGCAATGTTTAATCGCAGCAGATGGTGGACTAGTATTTAAGCCAGTTGCAGAGTATAAGAAACCACAACACGCAGATCCACTACTATTTGTATTCGACTACATTGCTAACTTTAGTGGGAATGGTGTATTTATTCTCGGAGATATTCACCCCTTTATTGCTAAGAACTCACCCCAATTGAGTTGGGAGATTTTAAGCAAGGCAAAAAACCTTTACCACAGGTTAAAACCTACAGATAAACGCATTGTATTGTTGGGTCAGAACATACAATTACACGAATCCCTAGTCAGATTGATTCCTTATTGTGAAGTCCCTTTACCTAGTATTAACCAAATACTTGAGCATATCACTTCTTATTTGCATGACCTACAACAGTCTGCTAAAGAGCAAGAATTAACTTTCACTGTTACGCTAGAAAATGCTGAATTTGAAACTCTTTCTCGTGCAGCGTTGGGTTTAACTTTAGAAGAAATTAGTGATTTCCTTCGGTTAACAGTCAAAGAAAACTTAAATAATGATGGTGTCGTCGTTGACGCTGATTTTATCCCCAAAGCCGTCGAGTACAAAACTCGGCTACTATCTCAAATGGGTATCGAGTTGGGTAAGCCAGCCAGTATTCCTTTTGGCGGACTCGATTTGCTGCGTGATTGGTTAAATCGTCGCCGCCGTCTGTTTACAACTGAGGCACGAAGCTTGAGTTTGCCCCAACCTAAAGGGTTGTTACTAGCTGGGCCTCCCGGTACTGGAAAAACGAGTGTCGCTAAGAACATTGCCAACATACTCAATTTACCACTCCTACAGCTAGACATTGCTTCCCTGCTTGGTAGCTTAGTAGGCGAGTCTGAGGGCAATATCCGCCGCGCACTCAAGACCGCCGAAGCGATCGCACCCTGCGTCCTGTGGATTGACGAAATAGAAAAAGCACTTTCGGGAACTGGTGACACTAGTGGAGTCTCACAGAGGATTTTGGGCAATATCCTTACATTCATGTCCGAATCACAGTGTGGTGTGTTTGTCGTAGCAACTTGTAATGACCCGTCTGCGCTGCCAAGTGAGCTAAAGAGGAAGGGAAGATTTGACGAAAATTTCTTTGTTGATCTGCCTACAGAACCGGAGCGTGTACAGATTCTGGGGATTCATCTACAACGCTTTGGCATTCACCTGGAATCGGAGTATCTCGAAGCGATCGCAGCCTCGACCACGAAGTTTTCAGGGGCAGAACTGGAAACCCTTGCTTCGGAAGCTGCTCTGCTGGCATTCGATGAGGGTAGACCGCAGCAGGTAACGCTTTCTGACCTCGAAACCTGCCGTCAAACCATCACTCCACTTGCAATTCAGGATGCTGCGGCAGTTGAGCGAATGCAGGCATGGGCATCTACCGCACGACGGGCTAGTAGTCCTGTGGTTGCAGCGAAAACTCAATCTTTGCGTGCTGCTAAGTTTCGCAACATGAACTGA
- a CDS encoding DUF2997 domain-containing protein yields the protein MERSILIHFDSATGEVRVEAEGFEGLSCLSATQLFESALGVVGDRIYKDEAQTQQLRTTSTHSIRLRQ from the coding sequence ATGGAACGTTCAATACTGATACATTTTGACTCGGCTACAGGTGAAGTTCGAGTGGAAGCGGAGGGATTTGAAGGGTTGAGTTGTTTATCAGCTACGCAACTATTTGAATCCGCATTAGGAGTTGTGGGCGATCGCATTTACAAGGATGAAGCTCAAACCCAACAACTTCGTACAACTTCAACTCACTCTATTCGCTTACGGCAGTAA
- a CDS encoding transposase → MTPNKNDCIPEQFRFGLVKSCPVVVNFNGEPVTSDAGLILIAELDRKREITSRLAACFKDYREPNKILHPVNGLIAQRIYGLIMGYEDVNDHETLRHDGIFALAVGKAINLEQEPITLAGKSTLNRIEHCPEDISSRADSRYHRIEHDASAIETLLVELFLVVEFFETLFPPSPDLKNDAAVFVDNSVWYCSLDYQTLDSWSRQRRVVAKVEYSYKEVDTRFVVTSLPVNKIPPGRLYTQKYCPRGNMENCLKEQKLGLHSDRTSTHTFEGNQLRLWFASIAYILMNALREQCLANTEFKNATVEIIRTKLLKLGAVITIRKRRILIAISSACPYKEIFAMVYKSLSQLPCPG, encoded by the coding sequence ATGACCCCAAATAAAAACGATTGTATACCGGAACAGTTCAGATTTGGACTAGTAAAATCATGTCCAGTTGTAGTTAATTTCAATGGTGAGCCTGTAACATCTGATGCAGGATTAATATTAATTGCGGAACTAGATAGAAAAAGAGAAATAACATCACGGCTGGCAGCATGTTTTAAAGATTACCGAGAGCCAAACAAAATTCTGCATCCAGTTAATGGCTTAATTGCACAAAGAATATATGGCTTAATCATGGGCTATGAAGATGTAAATGACCATGAAACTCTACGCCATGATGGGATATTCGCACTGGCAGTAGGAAAAGCAATTAATTTAGAACAAGAACCAATTACTCTGGCTGGAAAAAGTACCTTAAATCGGATCGAGCATTGTCCAGAAGATATCTCTTCAAGAGCAGATAGCCGATATCACCGTATTGAACATGATGCATCAGCCATAGAAACACTCCTAGTTGAGCTATTTTTAGTAGTCGAGTTTTTTGAAACCTTATTTCCTCCATCACCAGATTTAAAGAACGACGCAGCAGTATTTGTTGATAACTCAGTTTGGTATTGCTCTCTTGACTATCAAACTCTAGATAGTTGGAGCCGTCAGCGTCGTGTTGTCGCCAAAGTTGAATATAGCTATAAAGAAGTCGATACTCGCTTTGTAGTTACTTCGCTCCCTGTTAATAAAATCCCGCCAGGGCGACTTTATACTCAAAAGTACTGCCCGCGCGGGAATATGGAAAATTGTTTAAAAGAACAAAAGCTAGGGTTACATAGTGATAGAACAAGTACCCATACGTTTGAAGGGAATCAATTACGTTTGTGGTTTGCGTCTATTGCTTATATTTTGATGAATGCTCTACGAGAACAATGTTTAGCAAACACGGAATTCAAAAATGCAACTGTTGAGATTATACGCACAAAATTATTGAAGCTAGGAGCCGTCATTACTATTAGGAAACGACGAATTTTAATCGCAATTAGTAGTGCCTGCCCTTATAAAGAGATTTTCGCAATGGTTTATAAGAGTTTATCTCAATTACCTTGCCCTGGCTGA